ATCTGGATTGGAAATTAAAAGATCGGCCGGGTTGACAGATCAAATATTGTGTATCGATCCATGGATATTGCTCGTCGACTGAACGAGATCGAGAACGAGATCGAGCGCAAGGACGCTGAGATTTTGATGCGGAAGAACATGTTGGGGCAGCCGGAGCGTTTCCGGGTGCTCGGCCAGTCCTACATACCCAAAGATAGGCAACAAACAATGAAGCAGAATATAAGGCGCTTGAAAGAGGAGAAAGAGCGGCTTGTGAAGGAGAAAGAGTACCTCATTGTCCAGGCTGCCCATCAAAGTGAGAAGGAGTGAGTGAAGGAACATGGAAGAGTATAGCAGCAGCAGCCGCCGCCGCCTGATGAGtttcatcaatatatatatatccacatatatgtgtgtgtgtctgttcttttcttttctatatatatatatatacaaataaataattaatgattgatgattaatgattattaatgaACCCAGTAAAGAATAATTGTAGAGCAATACAACACTGTTAATGTTGCTCATTAATTATGATGTGATTATAATGATAAATGTGAGGGAAATCAACTCCATTAATTTGATGTGTCCTGGACTGTAAGCTGGTTGTGTTGTGGAGTTCTTCAAAGGTAAGCAACGTCCAAGAAGGAGGTAGAAAAGAACTTTGcctgatttttattttgaaatttcaactCTATGGAATCATCTCTTTGTAATTAATGTTTGTCGTGTTATATGTTTTTGTCAAAGATGATGTATGTAATTACTTAGTACTATCATCATGTGCTTTTACATGACTCGATCTCATGATTTGATAATTCAAAAAAGTTACATGTATAAGAATTAATACTAATAATTATTGGGCATGATTTATTAACTGAATTTTGATGGTAATATGAGTAATATACCCCTTCACTTTGCAacatatttcaaatattatgagataattaaattgataaaattaaaatttggaaaattaggAACTGAGTGGAATGGATGATGAACACAGTACATGCAGTAGGAGGTAACTTGGCAATGAAGCAGAATATGTAATTGGTTCGGATTATACCCAAAAAAGCAAAACTACCCAGCAGAAGTTTAGAGGGAAGAGGGCCCAACCGGGTTCGAACCGGTGACCTCTTGATCTGCAGTCAAATGCTCTACCACTGAGCTATGGACCCTTTGCAGTCTAGCTAGAATTATACGATATTTATAACTGATTCGTAACAAAAAAAGACCTATTGGGAAAATTGGAGTACTCCTAGTTACGAAGAACTCATGGGGGCCACCGTCcctttaaatcaaacaaataaagtatatatttaagtttgattacatataaattattctattaaaagGTGTCGACAACTGAATCATTTCacattttttaagttaaatatgtattttaGATTCTGTACTtatacactttttttttttttttacgtaaatacttaatttttttattattttatttaaactcttgaattatataatttagaattaattacacctttaaattttttgttatttcatttacACTTCTGAACTAtacaattttgaatcaatttcaTAACTTGAcatatttattgagaaaaataaattaaacctaatttgaaataacaaaaaaattaaatatctaaataaaaaaataaaaataaaatatatattttgtcacGTTTTTTAGTTAGATTTATTATAGTTTATAGGTGAATAAAagatttatataattaagttaaAGGTGGCACGATATTGACATTTATGCTCAACATTCATGACTTTagaatcatatttaattttgcTGAAAgctttgaatttaatattaagttTTATAAGCACATTATTAACTATTTAGAATATTATAAGtaatcttaattattattttaaaggtaataattaaataaggaaAATGCTAGAAAGCCCAATGGGCTTACCGACGGATTTACTGAAAGGGGATAAAAAGACGATTTTCCCCCCACGCCTTGCTCTCTCCTTCCCTTTCCCATGGATTCCTCCTCGCTCTACGCGTCTCCTCTACCATGGCCGCCGTCGCGCCTCATTGCTGTCGCCTGGCCTCGCTTTCGTCGCCTGTATGCCATCACTGCCTCACCTTGCCTCACCGACAGTCGCTGCATTGATTGTCGGCGAGGCGACAGCAGCGAGGCGCAACGGAGAGGCGAGGCGGCagccatggcaagggagacGTGCAGAGTAGGGGGGCAGTGGcccgctttgcaaatttgcaaagtgggtgggggcaaaattgtctttttgtcCCTTTCCTGTGAGCCGCTCGGTAGACCCGTCGGGCCCTGTAGAATGActcattaaataataataataataataaatatatcttatttttacataaagtgTGTTTatggtattttaattttaatatctaaataatttgttaaataatGACAAATGAACCGTGTTTTTTAACccatttaatcaattaataaattatttagatattaaaaataaaatataataaagtaaatgtaccttatctaaaaattaaaatacattattattattattattattattattatttaatcattcTCTTTAAGAGAATAATTAACATTACTCTTATTATTAAAGCtcattataaaatataatagattttataattaattattaaatactttaataataataattacaaaaacgTACTTGATATGTTAATCTTATATATCTTCCCAAAGCTTAAATCCTCACGaagaaaaatttcataaaaatagtCATTACATTTCGTAATAATTGATAAGAAATGTCGTAAATttgtaagttaaaaaaaaaaaagtaaaaaatttgaaggtttttaagaaattctttacaaaatataaaccattaaaaaattagaaaaatatgacaaattgaaactaatattaatttgaaggaattaaatacaaaaagatTACCAAACACTCAATTTACATAGAGATCCGTACTCTGTAgtaataattcaattattaattaatccACCATTCCTTAGGCTTAGGCTTAGGCTTAGTGCCCCAACAACAGCAAAGTGGTCACACTCATCTTTGCATTGCAATAAGACTCCCACTGTGATAAGCTTAATAATCTCTACTATATAAAGCAACCATCCAATTTGTTCCATTCTCCacatatgagagagagagagagagagagagtagtttTGTTGTATTATTGATGATGATGTGTTGTTAAAAGAAGCATCATCTATCAAGATCGAGGATTCTCAAGAAGATTGCTCTgctcttcctcctcctttcaCTTTTAGCATTAATCCTTCTACCAATTTCATTTGCAGGTTGGTGATCTCTGTTTCATTTCATCTGTTCACTTTCAATACTGATCAGATTTGTTTTCAAAAGTCTCTTTTTAAGCTTTtaatttcatcaaaatatatgaaatatgaaGTTAAAGAgttcttaattatatatatatatataaacatgatATGATTCGTAATATGAGTACATTTAAGTagcatttgttaatcaagatatagatcgaaaaaGATAGGATATGAAAAACATCCTGAACAAAAGtatttttgattatatttgttaaatttcgACAAGTATGCCTAGTGAAGCTTGTGTTTGATTCTTGGGTAATAATCTTGTGTACAAAACTTTCATGATAAAAAGGTGTCGggtgttttgttatttttgtaagGAAAGTAGTCATTGTGCTTTAAGCTTGAAGTGATCTTTCTTTTGTAAATGCCGAAGGTTGTAACTTATTGTCTTAAAAAAGTGGGATGCATGATGAAACGAATAGTTGTTTAGAAATTAGTGTTATATCTTGGTGGTGGGATGTTTGCTTCCAATTAAGTTTAATTCTGTACCACTTTTTTGATGACCTTTTCACGGATCTCCTATACTAACAAGAGAGCTTTGAGAGGCAGACTATTACAGTTACTTTCAAGATATTTATCCCTTTCTCCATTCAAATAActtatcttaaactttacagATAAGTTATCTTGACAGAGtattatcttattcattttaacaaacactatcttaaGATACTAATAACACTTGTGTATACGACAAGTCTGTAACTACTGAATTGAGTAGTTACATATACactaataacatttttaaaaaataaatgatcgtattattttgataataatgtAAGATTTTGTAGGCCAACAACAGAGCAACAATTTGGCCGAGGAAGATGATACAACTTATGATGATAAGGTTTACAACTCATCTCTCTCTTGAAACTTCACTCGTCCATtttggctaattaatttccttttttttttgtcatttgttttatgtgtatgtatatatatataaatatattattcattattattattaattattaaacatGAAGTATTACAGCAAGAGGCAGCCACTACAAATAATAGAATCCAAGAAAGGCTTCTGAGAAATAATGCCGGAGATTATGGACACTACGATCCGGCGCCGGCTTTTGCCCGGCCTCGCTTCAAACTCATTCCCAACTGATCCATCAATCTTAGATTGTAATTGAGATTTATGATATTTGAATTTGAGATGTGGGGCACTTGTGTATCATATTAATCTCCAATTGTTCCAAGTTAATGCAGCATCAAGGCTCGCATCATCCTATTTTAATGTTAGtgatatatattacattaaaataCTTAATGTTGTTTTgctatttattatgattttgatgataaaaaattatattacttttataataaaaaatttgtctaaataattatttatttggtgTGTCTATATCATTTTATAAGCACTTAAATGAAAATCCATTTCGTCTAATGTCAAGATCTCGTTCTAAAAATTCTTGATGACATTcgaaaaattaagattttatgtTAACAGAACCGTTTAAATTTGTTTCATCCAAATTGGTTTTGAAGCActtgaaaattgaaacaatGTTTTTAAAATGCAAAGGCCTAAGTTGTTGACCACACATGAAATCTGGTTGACCAGTTGCCTTAGCTAGTTGATCGGACAAATGCATGCTTCTCGACCAAGCACAATCGATCGCTACTGCATAAAATCCAATCAGTCGACTTTAACCCAGTTTACTATTTTTGCTAT
This genomic stretch from Diospyros lotus cultivar Yz01 chromosome 1, ASM1463336v1, whole genome shotgun sequence harbors:
- the LOC127793589 gene encoding uncharacterized protein LOC127793589 — its product is MDSSSLYASPLPWPPSRLIAVAWPRFRRLYAITASPCLTDSRCIDCRRGDSSEAQRRGEAAAMARETCRVGGQWPALQICKKHHLSRSRILKKIALLFLLLSLLALILLPISFAGQQQSNNLAEEDDTTYDDKQEAATTNNRIQERLLRNNAGDYGHYDPAPAFARPRFKLIPN